The Kitasatospora sp. NBC_00374 genome has a segment encoding these proteins:
- a CDS encoding Rne/Rng family ribonuclease, translated as MLENTEPQSSAAPADHDADGVSAAPPRRRRRAVSRPAGAPQGAAAESAETVVPAEAPVAEAPAATEPAAVEPPAEKPVRARRTRKRVESPAGAPEAAVEAPAAEPVAEPVVETPAAETPAAEPAAEKPVRARRTRKRAESPAGAPAAEPVAEAVVEPAAEPAAEETPARRPRRRRVVEAAPVVETPAAEPAAAEEPQEAEEAEEAEPETPVAAEAEAPVVEAPAEAEPPQRVRRRAVRPSTAIFQAPVFQEPTPFVAAPAPAAEPAAAPAQPAKAAKAPAAKAAAPAAEQTEDEFEYSGVGRRRRVRTSVRVRPEGRSQQEARVQESRAQEARAQEARVQAEARAQQPEPAAVEAPVEAPESGPETEAEWDEDGRPSRRRRRGGRRRRRGENDENETDTETVAAESAEEPSAAAEEEDEDEDDLASGLSSSRRRRRRRRRSGEAGVEVAAETTEDGVRTVVKVREPRRRSTEPAFDPDEVQSIKGSTRLEAKKQRRREGRELGRRRVPIITEAEFLARRESVERVMVVRQNGLRTQIGVLEDGVLVEHYVNKEQATSYVGNVYLGKVQNVLPSMEAAFVDIGKGRNAVLYAGEVNFGAMGHGGPRRIESVLKSGQSVLVQVSKDPIGHKGARLTSQISLPGRYLVYVPEGSMTGISRKLPENERARLKQILKKIVPDDAGVIVRTAAEGASEDELTRDVQRLQAQWEEIQKKAATGNAPALLYGEPDMTVRVVRDIFNEDFTKVIVSGNEAWNTIHEYVGGVAPDLADRLQRWTSDVDVFATYRIDEQLMKALDRKVWLPSGGSLVIDRTEAMIVVDVNTGKFVGQGGNLEETVTRNNIEAAEEIVRQLRLRDLGGIIVIDFIDMVLESNRDLVLRRLLECLGRDRTKHQVAEVTSLGLVQMTRKRVGQGLLESFSESCVHCNGRGVIVHMDQPHSHGGGGRTETAGEAAGSGSVKRRRRGKGGAAQNEPEALESAEGEFEAEAEAEETFEVVEPEAVEQLEIAVEEPVTPVEAVEPAPQPSLVEIPAAAPAPAAGRTRRRAVRKATAPAGAPGEAEIVVLQARADAVVEAALSAAAEQQPAQEPVTEPVEAPVAEQAPADEVEVPAEAAPAEEQPVVAEEAEEAPAPKKRAPRKAAAKKATTTATAAKKTAAAKKTTARKTATKRTSAAAKKAAAAEGDTASE; from the coding sequence ATGCTCGAGAACACCGAACCGCAGTCGTCTGCGGCACCGGCCGACCATGATGCCGACGGCGTTTCCGCCGCTCCGCCGCGCCGTCGCCGCCGGGCGGTCTCCCGCCCGGCCGGTGCGCCGCAGGGCGCTGCCGCCGAGAGCGCCGAGACCGTAGTGCCCGCCGAGGCCCCGGTCGCCGAGGCCCCGGCCGCCACCGAGCCGGCCGCCGTCGAGCCGCCGGCCGAGAAGCCGGTCCGTGCCCGCCGTACCCGTAAGCGCGTCGAGTCGCCGGCCGGTGCGCCGGAGGCCGCCGTCGAGGCGCCTGCCGCCGAGCCGGTGGCGGAGCCGGTCGTCGAGACCCCCGCTGCCGAGACCCCCGCCGCCGAGCCGGCCGCCGAGAAGCCGGTCCGGGCCCGCCGCACCCGCAAGCGTGCCGAGTCGCCGGCCGGTGCGCCGGCCGCCGAGCCGGTGGCCGAGGCCGTCGTCGAGCCGGCCGCCGAGCCCGCCGCCGAGGAGACCCCGGCCCGTCGGCCGCGTCGCCGCCGGGTCGTCGAGGCCGCGCCGGTCGTCGAGACCCCCGCCGCCGAGCCGGCCGCCGCCGAGGAGCCGCAGGAGGCCGAGGAGGCCGAGGAGGCCGAGCCGGAGACCCCGGTCGCCGCCGAGGCCGAGGCCCCGGTCGTCGAGGCCCCCGCCGAGGCGGAGCCGCCGCAGCGGGTGCGCCGCCGCGCGGTGCGCCCCTCCACCGCGATCTTCCAGGCCCCGGTCTTCCAGGAGCCGACTCCGTTCGTGGCCGCCCCGGCACCGGCAGCCGAGCCTGCCGCCGCCCCCGCGCAGCCCGCCAAGGCCGCGAAGGCACCGGCGGCGAAGGCCGCCGCGCCCGCCGCCGAGCAGACCGAGGACGAGTTCGAGTACAGCGGGGTCGGCCGTCGCCGCCGGGTCCGCACCTCCGTGCGGGTCCGCCCCGAGGGCCGGTCCCAGCAGGAGGCCCGCGTCCAGGAGTCCCGGGCCCAGGAGGCGCGTGCCCAGGAGGCCCGCGTGCAGGCCGAGGCCCGCGCGCAGCAGCCCGAGCCGGCCGCCGTCGAGGCGCCCGTCGAGGCGCCCGAGTCCGGCCCGGAGACCGAGGCCGAGTGGGACGAGGACGGCCGTCCGTCCCGTCGTCGCCGCCGCGGTGGCCGTCGCCGCCGCCGTGGTGAGAACGACGAGAACGAGACCGACACCGAGACGGTGGCCGCCGAGTCGGCCGAGGAGCCGTCCGCTGCCGCCGAGGAGGAGGACGAGGACGAGGACGACCTGGCCTCCGGCCTGTCCTCCTCGCGTCGCCGTCGCCGTCGCCGTCGCCGCAGTGGCGAGGCCGGCGTCGAGGTGGCCGCCGAGACCACCGAGGACGGCGTCCGCACGGTGGTGAAGGTGCGCGAGCCGCGCCGCCGCTCCACCGAGCCGGCCTTCGACCCGGACGAGGTGCAGTCCATCAAGGGCTCGACCCGCCTGGAGGCGAAGAAGCAGCGCCGCCGCGAGGGCCGCGAGCTGGGCCGCCGCCGGGTGCCGATCATCACCGAGGCCGAGTTCCTGGCCCGCCGCGAGTCGGTCGAGCGCGTGATGGTGGTGCGCCAGAACGGCCTGCGCACCCAGATCGGCGTCCTGGAGGACGGCGTGCTCGTCGAGCACTACGTCAACAAGGAGCAGGCCACCTCGTACGTCGGCAACGTCTACCTGGGCAAGGTCCAGAACGTGCTGCCGTCGATGGAGGCCGCGTTCGTCGACATCGGCAAGGGCCGCAACGCGGTGCTGTACGCCGGTGAGGTCAACTTCGGTGCGATGGGCCACGGCGGCCCGCGCCGGATCGAGTCGGTGCTGAAGTCCGGCCAGTCGGTGCTGGTCCAGGTGTCCAAGGACCCGATCGGTCACAAGGGTGCCCGTCTGACCAGCCAGATCTCGCTGCCCGGCCGCTACCTGGTCTACGTGCCCGAGGGCTCGATGACCGGCATCAGCCGCAAGCTCCCGGAGAACGAGCGCGCCCGGCTGAAGCAGATCCTCAAGAAGATCGTCCCGGACGACGCGGGCGTCATCGTGCGCACCGCCGCCGAGGGCGCCAGCGAGGACGAGCTGACGCGTGACGTGCAGCGCCTGCAGGCGCAGTGGGAGGAGATCCAGAAGAAGGCCGCCACCGGCAACGCCCCGGCGCTGCTCTACGGCGAGCCGGACATGACCGTCCGGGTCGTCCGCGACATCTTCAACGAGGACTTCACCAAGGTCATCGTCAGCGGCAACGAGGCGTGGAACACCATCCACGAGTACGTCGGCGGCGTGGCCCCCGACCTCGCGGACCGGCTCCAGCGCTGGACGTCCGACGTGGACGTGTTCGCCACCTACCGGATCGACGAGCAGCTGATGAAGGCGCTGGACCGCAAGGTCTGGCTGCCCAGCGGTGGTTCGCTGGTGATCGACCGGACCGAGGCGATGATCGTCGTCGACGTCAACACCGGCAAGTTCGTCGGCCAGGGCGGCAACCTCGAGGAGACCGTCACCCGTAACAACATCGAGGCGGCCGAAGAGATCGTCCGCCAGCTGCGGCTGCGCGACCTCGGCGGCATCATCGTGATCGACTTCATCGACATGGTGCTGGAGTCCAACCGGGACCTGGTGCTGCGCCGTCTGCTGGAGTGCCTGGGCCGGGACCGGACCAAGCACCAGGTGGCCGAGGTCACCTCGCTCGGCCTGGTGCAGATGACCCGCAAGCGGGTCGGCCAGGGTCTGCTGGAGTCCTTCTCCGAGTCCTGCGTGCACTGCAACGGGCGCGGCGTCATCGTCCACATGGACCAGCCGCACAGCCACGGCGGTGGCGGCAGGACCGAGACGGCCGGCGAGGCCGCGGGCTCGGGCAGCGTCAAGCGCCGCCGCCGGGGCAAGGGCGGCGCCGCGCAGAACGAGCCGGAGGCGCTGGAGAGCGCCGAGGGTGAGTTCGAGGCCGAGGCCGAGGCGGAGGAGACCTTCGAGGTCGTCGAGCCCGAGGCCGTCGAGCAGCTGGAGATCGCGGTCGAGGAGCCGGTCACCCCGGTCGAGGCCGTGGAGCCCGCTCCGCAGCCGAGCCTGGTCGAGATCCCGGCCGCGGCGCCCGCGCCGGCCGCCGGCCGTACCCGCCGCCGTGCGGTCCGCAAGGCGACGGCTCCGGCCGGTGCGCCGGGCGAGGCCGAGATCGTGGTGCTGCAGGCCCGCGCCGACGCCGTGGTCGAGGCCGCGCTGTCGGCCGCGGCCGAGCAGCAGCCCGCCCAGGAGCCGGTGACCGAGCCGGTCGAGGCGCCCGTCGCCGAGCAGGCCCCGGCCGACGAGGTCGAGGTGCCCGCCGAGGCGGCCCCGGCCGAGGAGCAGCCCGTCGTCGCGGAGGAGGCCGAGGAGGCCCCGGCTCCGAAGAAGCGGGCCCCGCGCAAGGCCGCCGCCAAGAAGGCCACCACCACGGCGACGGCGGCCAAGAAGACCGCCGCTGCCAAGAAGACCACCGCCCGCAAGACCGCCACCAAGCGGACCAGCGCGGCGGCCAAGAAGGCCGCGGCCGCCGAAGGTGATACGGCGTCCGAGTAA